TGTTACATACTAACTTTTTCCGGGTTTCTTTTACACCTCCCAAATTCATAACAGGCTCCATCTGCGTCAAGTCCTCTATGAATACCTCTGGCATCCACTGACTACAAAATAAATGAGCAAACTCAACAGAAAATCCACTGTCGACGTTCTTATGTACAGGCTTCAGAGCACCACCCTGCTTGGGACAGAGCAAACAGGGCTTTGTGGAATCATTGGTTTTATCCTTCTTCTTACACCAAGAACACGACCAGGATCCATTGACTTTCTCTCTTATACCATAGCACTTATAGTGAACCACCGCATAACAACAACTGCAAGTAACTAACGGATTTACCCCTTTGTACGTATCTCCCTTAGAGCAAAAGTGGCATAAAGATGAATTTCCATCGCAAGGAGAAACAATCAGAACTTTTTCCAATCCTGCATCACCACCTAGAAGCTTCCGTTTCTTCGAAGGCCGCTCCGAAGTTAAGGACACCTTATTCCTACAACCCAATATCCATTCTAAGCCGGGAGACGAATCCAAGTTCGAACAACCCTTGTCTCCAAGAGGAGAACCACTGGCTTCAACCATGCTCACATCCGAGCCCAAACGGTCATCCTCAACCTCGTCTTTAACAATAGCCCCATCCGTAATCTCATCACTAACATTATCACTGCCAACTACATTTGCTTCTGAGTCATTTCCAGAAGACGGAATTGAAAAACATTTCCTAAACACTAAACCACTAAAAGAAGACGCTGCACGCAAAGTATCTACATCAGACAGCGTCAAGTCTCTAAAATATTCCTCTGTCTCAACCCAAATGTTGGAGCCACGAGACCTTTCACCTTGCCTCGAAGACTTCTTGTCTGCCCCAGAATCGGATTTCCTCTGCCGCTTCTTACCACCCGTATGTCTGCTCAAAAAGCTACCCAACCTACTGGGCAGAGTGGGCACATAAGGAGCTGCAGTCTCCTCCGCTACATCAAATGGCGAACGCTCGCACAACGCCTTTTGAGCCTGAGAGTAATAATCAATGTCCACAGTAGACAACTTCTCCTCATGTGTTTGAGTATGGGTCAACGTTACTCTGTTCGGCACTCTTGCCACTGGGCAAGACTTCTCCTCAGCACCACAGCCTCCATCCGCACCCCTACCCATCATCTTCTTTCCCAGGTGACATCGGTCTCTAGTCATCACCAACAATAACCACAAATTAACCCACCTATGGCGCGTTCCATAGTCAAAGCTTCAAATTCCACTCTATCCAAATACAAACACTGCCATACATACGCTTAACCGATCCCGACCTTCGCATGCACGAACTACGCAGATAAAAAGGTACAAAAacaaaccctaaccctaaccctaatcCTAAAATCCTAGTCCAACTCGTCGCTTGCAAGGGAAAAGATGAGGAAAGGATGAGCCGAAACCAGAATTGGGATCCGGAATTAGTAAGGTTCTTGTTCTGTTGCGAgtgattaaaattttgttcgcAGCTGGATTTCGCTTTCGAttggaaagagagagagagagagagagattcgcGTTATTTGCAGGCAAGTGAAGGCGGTTTGTTTCTAGAAGATATATTTATAGGGGAGACTATTAGGACGTAGTAAGAAAGTGGGAATTCCGCGGTAACAGCTCCTCCACTGCACACGTGTCGTCTATCTATTTGTTCAAGAGATGAAATTGCCTTCTCGGATCAAtgcctattttctttttccttttccttttctttttttttttctagatgCTTTCTTTtcgtatttaaaaattaaattaaatataccatatattttaatcatttaacaTAATTTGGTCGTCTTAAAAACACATATCGTACTACATCTTTGTTGTAGGCCTTAGCAACTATCGATGTTGAGGATTGTCGGGAGTNTTAATCATTTAACATAATTTGGTCGTCTTAAAAACACATATCCTACTACATCTTTGTTGTAGGCCTTAGCAACTATCGATGTTGAGGATTGTCGGGactgagtcccacattggttaatttagggaagatcatgagtttataagtaaataacacgtctccattggtatgaggtattttagaaaaatcgAAAGCAAAAAGTGTTTTATGCTCAAAAtatacaatatcatactattgtggagagtcgtgcccttaatttagtcatgtcaatagaatcttcaagtgtcgaataaagaaATTACTAGTTTTGaagatgtagtcaaaagtgactcgtGTCTCGAACAAAAgggtttattttgtttgagggctccaaaCTAATGAGTCGAGGCTAGTTCAAGGGGAGACTATTCGAGGGCTACATGGACTTTAGGGAGGTtctatggtatactttgtttgaaTTGAGGATTGTTTCGTTGGAAGGGagtaatttagggaatgagaaacccaaagcaaaaccacgagagctcAATActgaaagtggacaatatcatactattgtggttCCTAACAATCGATCTCAATACTTATGCATAATCAGGCTTCCATAAGTGGAGGAGGGGACGGTAAATCCACCGAACAAAAAGGTAGAACTATATGACAAATATCTCAAAACCAAACAAGCCACAAGCGGAAGTAACTCAAGCatgatttatgttttttttaggtttaggTGTTTCGTctgatcttttattttatatgagaTTCTCTTTCACCTACTGAATACAACTAATGTGAAAACTAAGCTTGTTTGGCCATATAAcgccccaaatccaccgctagcagatattgtccttttcgggcttttcatttcgggcttctctttaaggctttaaaatgcgtcttaGGTTCgggctgggccccgaagagtacaatatatgctagcgtggatttgggccgttacatgcCTGTCATGCATAGTAAACTTATTAGAAAATTATACGAAAAGCTAACATGAATATCAGTTTTGAAAtctaaatattcaatttaacattttaataacaaaaaatgtcaatttttgttttgtttttttttgtttttttgtttaaatgtttatggtcatttatcataatttaaacACGTAGGCATAAAATTTGCTATAATTTTCCAACACAGCCATGAGTAGCTGTGATTCTAGTTTATTTCTGTTGAACTTTTTGGCAGGAAAGGGGTCTGAGCGGTGCGATCATTCAGTTCACAATAGCCTCTCCAAATCCACCTGTCTCCAATCGCAATCGTAAGGAGAAGGCAAAAGGAAGAATCCACCAATGGATTTGGCGGAGCTGTGGTCAATTTTTGGCCCTGGCGTTGCCGGAGCTGTGTTCGGCGCCGGGTGGTGGTTCTGGGTTGACGCCGTTGTCTGCAGTTCTGTTGCCGTCTCCTTCCTCCACTATCTTCCAGGTTCTTTATTCATTTACCAGTCCATACCATGTATAATTTGCAGTTAGGGTTTTTTATGGTGTTTTGGTATTGGGGTTTTAGGTATTTTTGCTTCGTTTGCGGCTCTGATGTTCAATTGCGTTCGGAAGGAAGACATCGATTATTCACCATATGAGGAAGGCGAATGGAGGTGagtaatttatgttttatctGCTTacctctctctttctatctCTTGTCGTTTTCAGCCGCTTTTATTGTTTAAAGATGCCACCAATCATATCGCGATCCTCTTGCCTGATCATTCGATTCGATTGAAAGCAATGTCACAGTGTTTTTCTTCAACAAGTGATTGCTCAATGTGATTTAGTGTCTTGCTAGCATCTCCCTGGATGAGTTAGGATTTCATGAACTCGTACATCCGAGACTTAACTCTTAATTTACAATTAGAATACCGTAAACTATGCGTGTCTGCAATAGAAGTCGAGGGTCAACTCTGGGGCATGGTTGAAGGACTTGGGAATTTGAAACCAGTGCCAAACGATTGAATTGTTTGTTAGCCGTCCACTATAAGCTTAGACGAGGTGAAAAACCAAATGGGCAAGTTGGCAACACAATCTGAACACTGTGTCAATGGCTGTATTTAGTGTAAGAGTGATTTGGAGATGCAATCCCACACAAAGACTTATACACATTCTTTTGGCTTAAGCAGTATTTgtactttatatttattatttggacATCATTTTAATCAATTCTATAAAACCCCTACGGAAGAAAAGCTTTTTCTCTTAGAGTGGAAGACTTATTCTTCTCCAGTCTATCCTTAGTGACATTCGTGTGTATTTTCCATCCTTGTTTTGGATCCTTGTGAAGGTTTTGTAGTTCCCTAGAGAGACTTATTTGAAGACCTTTTATGGGAAGGGGTGGAGGAAGGGAAGGGTGCACATTTGGCAAATTGGGACGTGGTGTGGGGAATCTTAGGGTATGTAATAGGGCTTTGTTGGGCAAATGGTTACGGTATTTTCCTTGAGAATTTGACATTCTAGTTATGGTAGTTTTGTTATTCTGAGGGGGAGGAAATCTTTAGTTATGGAGCCTCATCCTTTTGGAGGGGTCCTCTTGCATCACGTTCTTTCGTTGTTGGGCGAGCGCCTTTATTTTCGAGTTCTCCCATCTTTTCCTTACTCTGGAAGATCAAAGTTGTGATGAAGGTAAGTTTTGTCTGTTTAGCAAATCCTCCCTGGCTGAGTTTGTACTCTGGATTGCATTTAGATATTTTTGCCTTAAATGACTGGGGCATTATGTGGTATCCTTTGTGGGGGAGCAGCCGAGGACCTAGATCATCACTTTTGGTTTTGTTAGTTTACTAGATTGTTGTGGGGTGGCTTCTGTGAGACGTTTTCCTTATGTTTGTCTTGGTCGGGAGTTGTAACTCCATGGNttttttttttttttttttttttttttttttttttttttttttttccatcatCCTTTTCA
This genomic window from Cucurbita pepo subsp. pepo cultivar mu-cu-16 chromosome LG01, ASM280686v2, whole genome shotgun sequence contains:
- the LOC111780938 gene encoding transmembrane protein 50A-like — its product is MDLAELWSIFGPGVAGAVFGAGWWFWVDAVVCSSVAVSFLHYLPGIFASFAALMFNCVRKEDIDYSPYEEGEWRLKLWLFFAYVVSFVSLAASVGLLIQDSVVKTGLSAWTGVAGVLQCVFVLVSGLIYWTSHTE